TTCTGTTGAAAGGTGGTTCCACCGATCCACGCCCTGAGCTAGGATCGAGCGCTCTGCGGGCAAAGGGTCGGCAAAGGGTCGGGTGTAGTGTCCAGGGCAGGATCGTGAAGGGTTACGCGATGAACGTGCCGCACTTCGAGCGTCGGGTGTCCTCGAGCTGGCCAATCGTCGTTCTGGTCGTGGATGACAGCGTGTCTTTTGCCAACACGCTTGCGCGTCTGTTGCGCCGTCGCGAGGTTTCCGTGGTGCAGGCGCAGGACGCCCACGAGGCCCTCGCGTACCTGTCCTCCGGCAACATCGATCTCGTGCTTAGCGATGGAGACATGCCTGGCATCGATGGAGTGACCCTCTTGCGCATCGTGGGAGAGCTCTGGCCTCACGTGTGGCGGGTGCTGTGTACGGCCTATGTTGGAACCTACGGAGCCATGTCCCAGCGCTACGAGGGCGCCGTGGACTGCGTCTTCGAGAAGGGCCAGGAGGGCGAGATCCTGGCGCTCATACAATCGCTCGTTCAGCAAAGGCTGAGCGAACGGCTCGAGTTCGAGCAGGCGCTTACGCCTACGGCATAGGGTCCGTCCCACAATAGGCGGCCGCGACCGGCGAGCTCGTGCGCCGACACCACGTCAACGCCCCCGCAGCAGCCGTCACGCTCGAGCCACGTTCGCCAGGTCCTGGAGCAACGCTGCCAATTGGCGCTGCCCGATGACTTCGGCGTCTTGCGTCATCGGGTAGCGCTCGGAGCCGGGATAGACCACGAAAGCACGCTGAGCTTGGCCGAGCGGCGCCGCCGCCGCTATGATCCGGGCGTGAGCCAGCCCGCCCCTCGCCACAGCTACACTTTTCGGGAGTACCTGACCCTTGAAGACGCGTCGAACGTCAAGCACGAGTTCTTCAACGGAGAAATCTACGGCATGGCGGGGGGGACCCCCGAGCACGCGGCCCTGGCCGCGTCCATCGCATCTGCCCTGCTGGTGTCGTTGCGAGGCGGGCCCTGCCGTGTCTACACCGCCGACCTGCGCATTCGCGTCCTGGAAACAGGGCTCGCCACCTATCCGGATGTCACCGTGGTGTGCGGCGACCCGCAACGAGACCCGCAAAGCGATACGACCGTCACCAACCCGAAGCTCCTGGTCGAAGTGCTCAGCAACAGCACCGCCGCCTATGATCGCGGCGAGAAGCTGCAGCACTACAAGAGCATTCCGTCGTTGCAGGCGGTGATGCTGGTGTCTCGGACCTCGCGCCGCATCGAGGTGCACGAAAGAGCAGACACCGGGTTTCGTAACACCGTCTATGCTGAAGAGGATCGGATCAAGCTAGCCTGCGTGGGTCTCGACCTGTCCCTGTCCTCCGTGTACGAAGACGCAGGCTTGTAGGCCTTCGACAACGATGGGCGCGCCCCACCAGCGGCTTGCGCCCGGCGCGGAAGCCCTTGGAATCGCGCATCCACCTGTCATAATCCACCATATAATGGCTGATTATGACAACTACATCCCGCGAGACCTGAGTGTGCGGCTGGGCAGGTGCTTGTCGTATATGCCTGTCGTGGTGGTCACCGGGATGCGGCAGACTGGAAAGACGACCTTGCTGCAGCATGATCCGACGTGTCGTGGGCGGCGGTATCTGACGCTGGACGACTTCGCAACGTTGGAGGCGGCTCGGCACAACCCCGAGGCGCTGGTGTCGGATTCAGGCGCGCTCACCATTGACGAGGTTCAGCGTTGTCCAGAGCTCCTGGTCGCGATCAAGCGCAAGGTCGACGCCAACCGCGAGCCGGGTCGGTTTCTGCTCAGCGGCTCGGCCAACCTCTCGTTACTCAAAGGCGTTAGCGAG
The nucleotide sequence above comes from Pseudomonadota bacterium. Encoded proteins:
- a CDS encoding response regulator; translation: MKGYAMNVPHFERRVSSSWPIVVLVVDDSVSFANTLARLLRRREVSVVQAQDAHEALAYLSSGNIDLVLSDGDMPGIDGVTLLRIVGELWPHVWRVLCTAYVGTYGAMSQRYEGAVDCVFEKGQEGEILALIQSLVQQRLSERLEFEQALTPTA
- a CDS encoding Uma2 family endonuclease, translated to MALPDDFGVLRHRVALGAGIDHESTLSLAERRRRRYDPGVSQPAPRHSYTFREYLTLEDASNVKHEFFNGEIYGMAGGTPEHAALAASIASALLVSLRGGPCRVYTADLRIRVLETGLATYPDVTVVCGDPQRDPQSDTTVTNPKLLVEVLSNSTAAYDRGEKLQHYKSIPSLQAVMLVSRTSRRIEVHERADTGFRNTVYAEEDRIKLACVGLDLSLSSVYEDAGL